In Aspergillus luchuensis IFO 4308 DNA, chromosome 1, nearly complete sequence, the following are encoded in one genomic region:
- a CDS encoding putative anaphase-promoting complex component Cut20/Apc4 (COG:D;~EggNog:ENOG410PIQN;~InterPro:IPR024790,IPR024977,IPR024789,IPR036322, IPR015943;~PFAM:PF12894,PF12896;~go_component: GO:0005680 - anaphase-promoting complex [Evidence IEA];~go_function: GO:0005515 - protein binding [Evidence IEA];~go_process: GO:0030071 - regulation of mitotic metaphase/anaphase transition [Evidence IEA];~go_process: GO:0031145 - anaphase-promoting complex-dependent catabolic process [Evidence IEA]) codes for MAEDHDSRPPHEPQLTPVGEKSLPAKCKANILTYCPTMDLIALSSEDDELFVYRLNGQKVLGGNFKGDPYLDEDDGGGEIRGLKWKNTGHLLSVACADNTIRVISAYSGKTVHHYPVYQSDGESSPPVKVTCLGWGVNFTDSKAAKRHLHDAAGQVNVDDLLSPDNHPSKAAALLKADLPRELALLDVESSLPKLSTLPATGSDDDVFSSRASIDAIFHAISKSASDAVDVLLVGFDDGTVHLRIFDCFEIGSLQVGGSIGDSGPCQILRHASHPLSSTHALLALAPEATSSPLHLLTLDLRFITRSGRYLSLLAHKTTQLQNLLRYISQVQRQIELEWKNAQELPTRYMRSVNEDLQEKCHCDFVTAAYHLVVTGDCFEPLREFLVDIVGERGHKRWEKAVSSGYENVRRLTHECLLPALERCEVLLSRLIGLSKFYKLSEVLGLETSDLTAIVETLDCLHLLAHHILIHANEELTQFSCFSRWLRHEIGMQSAEPMSQTLEELMEKTDMVEYPQTLKYIRGALTKSKLRNFIQQLPMMGMPRPPTTSSDKWAPTGQDRSFYDTFRKLLAQSESPEEANSVELPKMNDLTKRLGLQFERVFGQIALTQRRGILHRSPLALHPDCDKDVIDIVMCNEDTEKKDQCVIYIATRSIKKRHLLCFYRVELDSENGVSSTRRIFTGALDLQEGEVRQVQFVEDGTVVILWSNNKGTSYLLSLPFQPAATMKTNTVAESLAPCPVDYHDSLQEPTSPDPVTSATVVELMSPDSSFAGLIKHTFTGAKAKAKPIRVDVNGRRGRRAICVLYGDAMRYEVLDLDAELEDEDEEEDEEDMEELEE; via the exons ATGGCTGAAGATCATGATTCACGGCCACCCCACGAGCCGCAGCTCACGCCTGTCGGGGAGAAGTCCTTACCCGCAAAATGTAAGGCAAACATTCTGACTTACTGTCCCACTATGGATCTCATTGCTCTGTCGAGTGAGGACGATGAACTTTTTGTCTACCGCCTGAATGGACAGAAGGTTCTTGGGGGCAATTTCAAAGGAGACCCATatcttgatgaggatgatggtggtggcgagATTCGAGGATTGAAGTGGAAGAATACCG GTCATCTGCTGTCTGTGGCTTGCGCTGACAACACCATCCGGGTCATCAGCGCTTACAGCGGGAAAACCGTTCACCATTACCCTGTTTATCAGTCTGACGGCGAATCATCACCTCCTGTCAAGGTGACCTGCTTAGGTTGGGGAGTGAATTTCACCGACAGCAAAGCAGCAAAGAGGCACTTGCACGACGCTGCCGGCCAAGTCAACGTCGATGACCTCTTGTCCCCGGACAATCATCCGTCCAAAGCAGCAGCTTTACTTAAAGCTGACTTACCGAGAGAGCTAGCATTGCTTGATGTCGAGTCTTCACTCCCCAAACTAAGCACATTGCCAGCAACAGGCAGCGA TGACGATGTTTTCAGTTCGCGGGCGTCTATTGACGCTATATTCCATGCTATCTCAAAAAGCGCTAGCGACGCGGTGGATGTATTATTAGTAGGCTTTGATGACGGGACAGTCCACTTGCGCATCTTCGACTGTTTCGAGATTGGCTCTCTCCAGGTCGGAGGTTCTATTGGGGATTCGGGCCCCTGCCAGATCCTTCGTCATGCCTCGCATCCACTTAGCTCGACACATGCATTATTGGCGCTGGCGCCAGAGGCCACCTCGAGCCCTTTACATCTTCTCACACTTGATCTTCGCTTCATTACCCGGTCAGGAAGATATCTGTCCCTCCTTGCGCACAAGACGACACAGCTACAGAATTTGCTGCGATATATCAGTCAGGTGCAGAGGCAGATTGAGCTTGAATGGAAGAATGCACAAGAACTGCCGACAAGGTACATGCGCAGTGTCAATGAGGATTTGCAGGAGAAATGCCACTGTGACTTTGTCACAGCTGCGTATCACCTGGTTGTTACTGGGGATTGCTTCGAGCCATTGAGGGAATTCTTGGTGGATATTGTTGGCGAGAGG GGACACAAGAGATGGGAGAAGGCTGTTTCTAGCGGCTATGAGAATGTCCGACGATTAACCCACGAATGCCTTCTTCCCGCTCTGGAGAGGTGCGAAGTATTATTGAGCCGGCTGATTGGGCTATCAAAATTCTATAAACTGAGTGAAGTACTTGGCCTGGAAACATCAGACCTAACGGCGATCGTGGAGACCCTCGATTGTCTTCACCTTCTCGCCCACCACATCCTAATCCATGCCAACGAAGAGTTAACCCAGTTTAGCTGTTTCTCTAGATGGCTTCGCCATGAGATAGGCATGCAAAGTGCGGAACCGATGTCACAAACCCTAgaggagttgatggagaagacaGACATGGTCGAGTATCCTCAGACGTTGAAATACATACGCGGCGCTCTTACCAAGAGCAAGTTGCGGAACTTCATTCAGCAGCTGCCCATGATGGGAATGCCAAGGCCACCTACCACATCCTCAGACAAATGGGCTCCAACCGGCCAGGATAGGTCTTTCTATGACACATTCAGAAAGCTTCTCGCGCAGAGTGAGAGCCCCGAGGAGGCCAACTCGGTTGAGCTACCCAAGATGAACGACCTTACGAAGCGCTTGGGGCTACAGTTCGAGAGGGTCTTTGGGCAGATCGCACTGACACAACGCCGGGGAATACTTCATCGTTCGCCTTTGGCTCTTCATCCTGACTGTGATAAGGATGTTATTGATATTGTCATGTGCAACGAG GATACCGAAAAGAAGGATCAATGTGTGATCTACATTGCTACTAGATCCATCAAGAAGAGGCATCTGC TGTGTTTCTATCGTGTTGAGTTGGACTCCGAAAATGGTGTTAGTTCCACTCGACGAATTTTTACCGGAGCACTCGATCTACAGGAAGGAGAAGTCCGACAGGTTCAGTTTGTTGAGGATGGTACAGTTGTAATCTTGTGGTCGAACAATA AAGGAACCTCTTACCTCCTTAGCCTTCCTTTCCAGCCTGCTGCAACAATGAAAACTAACACGGTTGCCGAGTCTCTGGCGCCTTGTCCCGTGGACTATCATGATAGCCTGCAGGAACCTACATCGCCTGACCCGGTTACATCCGCAACGGTCGTGGAACTCATGTCTCCAGACTCTTCGTTTGCGGGTCTTATCAAGCATACTTTCACTGGGGCTAAAGCGAAAGCAAAGCCTATTAGAGTTGATGTCAATGGCAGACGCGGTCGCCGGGCGATCTGCGTACTGTATGGAGATGCTATGCGATATGAAGTGTTAGACCTAGATGCGGaactggaggatgaggacgaagaggaagacgaggaagacatggaggaactggaggaatga
- a CDS encoding uncharacterized protein (COG:S;~EggNog:ENOG410PW5S) has product MASTTLMTFLLSTHPHVQSVKLLGSWDNFSQPYIMERDKRVGAGQWRGCHTFSNIVCDGSPTHMTPARSGGLKMGGTYWYYYLLDNDVEYYNEAEPVTTHCPLLPGQPVNVLNVPVILPDTFPTHTHARSPSSQKADHRTMNPEDKYMNPRQPPKPKLPRLRTSPPLLQQPAPAWSFSTSPLGIITHRGASQPSSATPKAKGLDAPRAAGCKAARSVSPPRSRGLRAAFRHWNTSSPDLGSTEDDCRANKSAVNHGLKGLFGRPEEHPYLAVQPPATFGSSPLAAPSNVYQHSTDSLRSPGNSGERRSVPLTIQDRRALNSKITESGSHRTPLTVQTKPGSESSDKLPTQEGQRHIVRRSLPMESPAMLSTAIGPSTFDLGTTPTGFTTDEKRLPTLPNTPSSVMDEALRDIDEQEKALDPEALGSHFSDFTDTESVAGSSVCERSHFSEWTVDTDVLSPKSMACSITVTQDAQVPPTHDFAGTMDFLKTSIPADLSDPDTPHLTVNSQSAATSIAGDSPRLDLPLPRLSISLSPSDLDIPGLYIDDEDRVESNPKRHAAFFGADESIKGLGLLQSPDPSTLQFAEDVTSDKTPRNSQSLAAPCKDPERFSRVSLLGQSAAMREMMDELSYLKHMIDSGSGAEF; this is encoded by the exons ATGGCTTCCACTACTTTGATGACGTTCCTCCT ctccacccacccccatgTTCAATCGGTCAAGCTGCTGGGGTCATGGGATAACTTTTCACAGCCCTATATCATGGAGAGAGATAAGCGTGTTGGTGCAGGGCAGTGGCGAGGATGTCACACCTTTAGTAACATCGTCTGTGATGGCTCGCCAACGCACATGACGCCAGCACGCTCCGGAGGACTCAAAATGGGCGGTACTTACTGGTACTAT TACTTGCTGGACAATGAtgtagaatattataatgagGCTGAGCCTGTGACAACTCACTGTCCTCTCCTTCCGGGTCAACCAGTCAATGTTCTCAACGTCCCAGTCATCCTCCCGGATACATTTCCCACTCATACACATGCGAGGAGTCCGAGCTCACAGAAGGCGGATCACCGAACCATGAACCCCGAAGACAAATACATGAATCCTCGACAGCCACCTAAGCCAAAGCTCCCCCGTCTTCGCACGTCTCCTCCTTTGTTGCAACAACCGGCTCCGGCTTGGTCATTCAGCACATCTCCTCTCGGTATCATCACGCACAGAGGCGCATCGCAGCCCAGTAGCGCAACCCCAAAGGCGAAGGGCCTGGACGCACCGAGAGCAGCCGGGTGCAAAGCCGCTCGCTCCGTGTCGCCGCCTAGATCAAGGGGTCTTCGCGCTGCGTTCCGACATTGGAATACATCTTCACCTGATCTCGGATCCACAGAAGATGACTGCCGGGCTAATAAGTCCGCTGTAAATCATGGGCTCAAGGGCCTATTTGGGAGGCCAGAAGAGCATCCCTACCTCGCAGTCCAGCCGCCTGCTACTTTTGGGAGCTCCCCACTTGCTGCTCCCAGCAACGTTTATCAACATTCGACTGATTCCCTTCGCTCACCCGGAAACTCTGGAGAACGTCGCTCGGTGCCTTTGACAATCCAGGACCGACGAGCGCTCAACTCAAAGATTACAGAGAGTGGCTCTCACAGAACTCCTCTCACTGTGCAGACCAAACCAGGAAGCGAAAGTTCCGATAAACTCCCGACTCAGGAGGGACAGCGGCATATAGTCAGAAGATCACTTCCCATGGAGTCACCAGCAATGCTATCAACAGCTATTGGGCCCTCGACGTTCGATCTTGGTACAACTCCAACCGGCTTCACGACCGATGAGAAGAGACTCCCGACATTGCCCAATACGCCGTCATCAGTCATGGATGAAGCGCTTCGGGACATCGATGAGCAAGAGAAGGCTCTCGACCCTGAGGCTCTAGGCAGCCATTTTTCGGATTTCACAGATACTGAGTCTGTGGCTGGCAGCTCCGTGTGTGAACGGAGCCACTTTTCGGAGTGGACAGTGGATACGGATGTTCTGTCTCCCAAGTCTATGGCATGCTCAATCACTGTCACCCAAGATGCCCAGGTACCTCCCACGCACGACTTCGCTGGTACCATGGACTTCCTCAAAACTTCTATACCTGCGGATCTGAGTGATCCAGACACACCCCATCTTACAGTCAACTCCCAATCAGCGGCCACTTCCATCGCAGGTGATTCGCCTCGCTTggatctccctcttcctcgacttTCCATTTCATTATCCCCCTCTGATCTTGACATACCCGGTCTTTAcatcgatgacgaagatcGCGTGGAAAGCAACCCCAAGCGACACGCTGCCTTTTTCGGCGCGGACGAGTCGATCAAGGGTCTCGGCCTCTTACAGAGCCCCGACCCCTCGACGCTGCAATTTGCCGAGGATGTCACCAGCGACAAGACCCCCCGTAATTCCCAGAGCTTGGCTGCACCCTGCAAGGATCCTGAGCGCTTTAGCAGGGTTTCGTTACTGGGGCAATCTGCAGCAATGCGCGAAATGATGGATGAGCTGAGCTATCTGAAGCACATGATAGATTCTGGCTCAGGTGCAGAATTCTGA
- a CDS encoding uncharacterized protein (COG:S;~EggNog:ENOG410Q1PY;~InterPro:IPR036465,IPR002035) has protein sequence MPGPFMRKSIDSLSNLVRGNSLRRRQTQDQDQSQEQEQYQYQYPDQAHTPTPTTSGQEASNMGHSHSRQSRHRYDFSGSASRSPVSRSTGKAAMNSSQTQDPWAPPPYEPQAAAAAAPASSTISGSSDSPYSFLREFDTIFIVDDSTSMLTGNRWKEAENAIAAIAPICTQYDQDGIDVYFLNHRRQGAEKVKGGYMNIRTADDVREIFGSVYPNGPTPFGRRLYEILNPYMRDLQKAISKGDGSRDSAQLMKPLNIIAITDGAFTDDAESVIAGVAQKLDEKKYQAVPWQVGIQFFQIGNDAQARAYLQELDDNLADMQKKDSLRDIVDTVPWRGDQGQTLSADGVLKCVLGAVSRKYDKREASFHR, from the coding sequence ATGCCCGGACCCTTTATGCGAAAGAGCATCGACTCTTTATCAAATCTCGTCAGAGGGAATTCGCTACGACGTCGTCAGACTCAAGATCAAGACCAGAGCCAGGAACAAGAGCAGTATCAGTATCAGTACCCAGATCAAGCTCATACTCCAACACCTACAACTAGTGGCCAAGAAGCTTCAAATATGGGCCACTCTCATTCTCGTCAGAGCAGGCATCGGTACGACTTCTCCGGCTCCGCGAGCAGGAGTCCAGTGTCCCGGTCAACTGGGAAAGCAGCCATGAATAGCAGCCAGACTCAAGATCCCTGGGCCCCTCCGCCGTATGAACCGcaggctgctgccgctgctgctcctgcttcttctaccATCTCAGGGAGCAGTGATTCTCCATATTCTTTCCTGCGGGAATTCGATACGATCTTCATCGTGGATGATAGTACGAGCATGCTGACGGGTAACCGTTGGAAGGAGGCCGAAAATGCTATCGCTGCTATCGCGCCTATTTGTACGCAGTATGATCAGGATGGAATTGATGTCTACTTTCTCAATCATCGTCGCCAGGGAGCCGAAAAGGTGAAGGGTGGGTATATGAATATCAGAACAGCGGATGATGTTCGTGAGATCTTTGGGAGTGTGTATCCGAATGGTCCGACGCCTTTTGGCCGACGACTTTATGAAATCCTCAATCCGTACATGCGAGATTTGCAAAAGGCGATTTCGAAGGGTGATGGATCGCGTGATTCGGCTCAACTCATGAAACCACTCAATATAATTGCGATTACGGACGGGGCGTTTACAGATGATGCGGAGAGTGTCATTGCAGGAGTTGCGCAAAagctggacgagaagaaatATCAGGCGGTGCCTTGGCAGGTTGGAATCCAATTCTTCCAGATCGGAAATGATGCCCAGGCAAGGGCGTATCTGCAGGAACTCGACGACAATTTGGCCGATATGCAGAAAAAAGACAGTCTCCGTGATATTGTGGATACCGTGCCGTGGAGGGGTGATCAGGGGCAGACGCTGAGCGCCGATGGCGTTCTAAAATGCGTCCTTGGCGCCGTGTCCAGAAAGTATGATAAACGCGAAGCATCGTTTCACCGCTAA